Within the Candidatus Eremiobacteraceae bacterium genome, the region GTGCACGATGATCGGTGCGATGCAAGATCCGCCCGCAGCCAGAGCTCCTGCGGCGACCCCGTTTCGCACCCGCCGACAAAGGCGCAGTTGCCGTTGAGCGAGATCAGATGCCACGAACCTACATCGAAACTATAGTATCCGCGCTCTGCGTCGCCGGCGCCCTTGCCGAAATACCCGAAATAGCCGGCAGCGCCGGGCGTGTAGTATTCGTGATTCCCCGGGGTCGGGTGCGTGATGCCTTCGAACGCTCCCCACGTCAGTGCGTAGCCGTATGCGAAGTCGTCGGGTGTCGCGCTCTGATACTGTTCGTCGCCCAGAGCAAGCACCGCCGCGACGTGATCCATCTTGATCAAGCGCGCTGTCTCCGCCATCCGGCACCATCCCAACAGACCGGTCATCGTCCTGTCGATCATTCCGAAGGGATCGCACGCGATGTCGCCTGCAGCCGCGATCACCGGATCGGCGGTGACGTTCGCCGACGGTTTCGGGTTGGCAGGCGCGTGCGCAGGATGGAACAGGCTGAGGAGTACCGAGACGATTACGACGATCATCGTGCCTGCTCTCGCATCGCTGCGAGCAACGCAGGAAAGAACTGACCCGCCGGAGCCCGCACGACGAGATCGCAGATCGCTGAGGCTTCGGTTCGCTCGGGATTGACCTCGGCAACGTAGGCGCCGGCGCGCTTCGCGATATGGACGAGACCGGCGGCAGGATAGACCGCCGCCGACGTGCCGGCGACGATGAAGACGTCTGCGGCGTGCGCCGAGCGCTCCGCACGTTCCCACGCGGCGTGCGGCAAAGCCTCGCCGAACCAGACGACGGCCGGTCGCAGCAAGCCGCCGCACGTACACGTATCGGGCAACGGTCCCTCGAGACTTCCCGGCGTGCGCTCGTCGCATACGGTGCAGCGAGACCAGCGAATCGAACCGTGAAGCTCGATCACATCGGCGGATCCGGCCTCACTGTGAAGTCCGTCCACGTTTTGCGTGACGATCGTCAAGGAAGGAAGTGCGCGCGCCATCTGTGCCAGCGCCATGTGTCCGTCGTTCGGCCGAGCCGCGGCTGCACGCCCGCGCCGTTCGCGGTACCACGTGCTCACGAGAATCGGATCGCGGGCGAACGCTTGCGGGGTGGCCAGATCTTCAGGTCGATAGTTGTTCCACAGCGCACCGCTCCCGCTGCGAAATGTCGGCAGTCCGCTTTCGGCGGACATCCCGGCGCCCGTGAGCACGACGACGGAAGATCCGGACACGAGTCGCTGCGCTAGTTCGCGCGTATCCGCCGCCCACACGTTGCTCGGCGCGGCCGTTGGATATTCCACCTCAGCCGGGAGGCCACGTGAAGTGACGGCCGGACAGTACGTGCAGGTGGACGTGGAAAACCGTCTGGCCGGCCTCCGCTCCCGTATTCACGACAATGCGGAAGCCGGCGCCCTTCGATTGTTGCTCGCCGATCTTCGCCGACGCCGCGGCGAGCTTGCCGAGCAGCGCTTCGCCGCCTGGAGCGGCTGCGACAGCGGGAAGATCCGCGAAGTGCTCGCGCGGCACGACAAGCGTGTGGGATGGGACCACGGGCCGCAAGTCGGCGAACGCGACAAGGGCGTCGTCTTCATAGAGAAATTCCGTGCCGAACTTGCCTGCGATGATGTCGCAGAACACGCATGCTTCACCCATTGTTCGACCCCTCGAAATACATGGTGTCGAAATGAATGCCGCTGTCCGGGCTAGGAACGTATCCGCGCACTTCGGAGCGGAAGACGATCGGCGGCGCGGTGTGCGCGATCGGCACGACCGGTACTTGATCGCGAATCCTGGCCAACGCGCGGCGGTAGATCGCCATGCGCGCCGCAGGGTCGATCGTGCTCCTTCCCGCCACCATCATCTCGTGGAAGGCCTCGTCGGTCCAGAACGCGATGTTGTTCGCGTCCGGCGGAATCGCGGAATCGCGATCGAGCAGCGGGTCGAGAAAATTGTCGGGATCGCCGTCATCTCCGGTCCATCCGATGATTGCGAGGTCGTGATCGCCGCTGCCCGTCTTCGTCAAGTACATTCCCCATTCCATACCCTGCAGCGTCGCATCGATCCCGACTGCTCGCAGGTCGCTCTGAATCGCCTCTGCGACTCGTTGCGGTTCGGGCACGTACGGCCGCGGCAATGTCATGTACCAGAAAGTCGTGGAGAAGCCGTGCGGATAGCCGGCCTGCGCGAGGAGCGCGCGCGCGCCGGGCGGATCGTACGGGTACGACGTGTCGAAGCCGTGCGGCCACACCGCGGGCGGTAAGAATTCTTTCGCCGCGAGCGCGGAAGGATCGTAGAAGCTCTTCACGATTGCGCGCGTGTCGATCGCCTCGTAGATCGCGCGCCGCACGAGGACGTCGTCAAACGGCTTCTTCTTATTGTTGATCGCGAGATACATCAGATTGTTCGGCGGCTGCCGGTAGACGTGCAATTGATGGTCGGCGAGCAGCGCAGGCAGATCGTCGGGTCGCGGAAACTCAAGACCGTCGATATCGCCCTTCTGTAGTTCGAGCATCGCCGTCGCGGGATCGGGTATGTCGCGGACGACAACGGTCTTGATCTTCGGTTGCGCTCCCCAATAGCCGTCCCATGCCTTCAACGTGATGTGATCGTCCTTCACCCACTCGGCGACGCGATAGGGCCCCGTTCCCGACGGCTGCGTGTAGTAATCGTTCTTCAACGTCTCAAGCGCCGTCGGCGAAGATATAGAGAACGCGGGCATCGAGAGGTCGGAGAGAAAAGCCGCGACCGGCGTGCGTAGCTGGATTTCCACCGAAGAAGGCGTCAGCACGCGCACCGATCGTATCACCGAAGGATACGCGCCGAATTGGCTGTGGAAGTACGAAAAGTGCGGGTCGTCTTTCATCCAGCGGTCAAAATTGTATTTGACGGCGGCGGCGTCAAAGGGAGTGCCGTCTTGAAATCGGACGCCGCGGCGCAATTGGAGGTCCCACGTCTTTCCATCGGGACTGTGCCGCCACGAGATGGCGAGCTGCGGTTCAGGCTCGAAGCCGCCGAGCTTGTAGTGCGTCAAGCCTTGAAGGGTGTTCCTCGCGATATTGAATGAAAGGCCATCGGTCGCGATCGCCGGATCGAGCGAAACCGCGTCTTTGTTCCGCCCGAACACGAGCGCGCGATCCGAAGAAGGCCCGGTCGAACACGCGCAGAGCACCACGGCCGCCGCTGTCGCCGCACACAGAGCGATACGATACAACGGCGCCTACTCCTGAAAGTACATGAGATTGAAGTCCTCGGCGGTATCGGGGTTCGGTACGAATCCTTTCACAACGGACCGGAAGACGGTCGGCGGCGCGTTGTGCGCGATCGGCACGGTCGGCGCATCGGAATGGATGAGTTCGAGGGCGCGGCGATAGATGCCGTCTCGCCTCGCCGCATCCGGCTCGGTCTGCCCGGCAAGCATCAATGCGTGGTACTGCGGATTCTTCCAAAACGAGACGTTGTTCGCACCCGGCGGCTTCGCACTGTCTTCGTCGAGCACCGTATAGAGGAAGTTATCGGGATCGCCGTTGTCCCCCGACCAACCGAACAACGCCAGGTCGTGCTCGCCGTTCTCGACTCGCGCCACGTACACGCCCCACTCGAGACCTTGCAGCGTCACACGAATGCCGACGCGGCTCAAGTCCGCCTGGATCGCTTCCGCCACGCGCTGAGGTTCGGGCAGATACGGCCGCGGCGCGGTCATGAACCAGAATCGCGTCGAAAAACCGTTCGGGAAACCCGCCTGCGTCAACAGCCGGCGCGCGTCAGCCGGATCGTACGGGTATGCGACCGTGACACCATGCGGCCCGACGGCTGCCGGCAAGAATTCATCCGCCGGAACGGCCGACGAATCGTAGAAGTCGCGCACGATCGACTTGGCGTCGATCGCTTCGTTGATCGCGCGCCGGACGAGCACATTGTTGAACGGCGGGTGCAATTCGTTCATCGATAAGAACATGACATTATTCGGCGGCAGATGATAGACGGTGAGATTCGGGTCTTTTCGGATGTCCGCGAGTGATTCCGGCTGGGGATATTCCCAGCCGTCGATATCACCGCGCTCGAGCGCGAGCAAAGACGTGGACGGGTCCACGAAATCGCGCAGCACTACGGTTTGTATCGTCGCTTTGCGGCCCCAATAGGCGTGGAACGCGGTCAGTGTGATGTGGTCGTCTCTCACCCACTCCGACACGCGATAGGGTCCTGTGCCCACCGGACTCCGGAAATAGTTCTCCCCTTCGGTCCGCAGCGCCGACGGCGACGCAAACGAAAAGGCGGGCATCGCAAGATCCGCGAGCAGCGGGGCGAGCGGATGCGTCAGGTCGATCCGGATTTCATCGGACGCGATCACGTCGACGCCGGCGATGACGCCCGGAAATCCGCCGAATTGGCTAGCGTAGTAGCCGAAATCGCCGCCCTTATGGTACGGATTGTTCTTCAGGCGCCAGCGGTCGAAATTGAACTTGACGGCCGCTGCGTCGAAGGGTGTGCCGTCTTGGAACGTGACGCCATGCCGCAATTTGAAAATCCAGGTCTTCGCATCGGCGCTCCGGTTCCAAGATGTCGCCAAGCTCGGCGCTATGGCGAACGATCCGGGCACGTAGCGCGTGAGACCCTCTGCGGTGTCTCGGGCGACGTTGAGCGAGTTGCCGTCGGGCGCCACGGCGTAATCCAGCGTGATGGCGTCCTTGTTTCGGCCGAAAACGAGTGTTTGACTACCGCTTGATCCGGAACCGCCGCCTGCGCCGTGCGGACTGCACGCGAACAACGCTCCGAGGCTGAGACAGATGATCGTCGCGAATCGCTTCATGGCGGCGTCAGCTCGAACGACCACGAATAGGTAAGCGGATTGCCGGCGGTATCCGATGCGCGAAGCTCGACGCGAATCGTGCCGGACGTAAGATCGGCGCCGGGCAAGTAGTAGATATAGGAAGCGTTGCGCGTTGACGCCGCCGTGACATCTACTCCGTTCACCAGCAGCCGCTCGCTGTCGGCGAGCATGCCTCGGGCGCCAACCGTGTTGAACGTGACGTAGATGCTTGGTCGAAGGCTTGAGACCACGGCGCCGGCTGCCGGGGCGATCTCGCGCACGGTTGGAGGAGTGGTGATGATCGTGGCGGTGTCGGGAGCAAGCGCCTGTGCCGAGGCATTCGCGAGCGAGAAGCGCACGATCAAGGGCGCCGCCACGAGATTTGTGCCGGCGCCGATGTCGAACGAACCCTCGTAGCGACCTGGTCTGATCTCGCGCATCGGCATGCCCACGATCATGTCGCCGATATCGAACGACGCCGCCGCGCCCGCGCTTCCGGTCGCGGTGACGCGCAAGCTCTGACCGGCGCGCAACGGCTCCGCGGCGTTGTCTTGCGTGCTCGAAATCGACGGGCCGCCGCTCGCCGCAGGGCTGGACTTGCCGTTCGATGCGGCCATCGAAGCCGCGACCACGTCACGCACCTTTCCGGTGAGCGGGTCCGCGCGAACGGTAACGGCGTCGGAGACGTGAAGATCGGCAAAGGTCGCAGGCCGTCCGTCGAGCGAGACGACCGTGTCGGTCGGATCGGCATTCACGACCCGGCCGGACGTCAGCACCATGCTCGAACCCGCGATCGCAGCGATCGTGCCGAGATAGCTCGTGAAGATGTCGGCGACTGAGTTGATGCTGCCGGCGGCGTCGGATGAGACGATCAGGGTGTCGCCCGCGCGGACTTGCGCGATCGTGCCGGCACCGGCCATGTTGCCGCGCGTCTCACGAAATTGAATGACGTCGCCCGCCGGGATGACGACGCGATACTGCTGGCCGTGGGAATCGATGTATACGTCCGCCGCTCCAGACGCCGTGTCCACTTTCGTCACGGTTCCTTGGAGCGTTTGCAACGAAGACGAGGATCGGACAACTGCCTGCCCTGGCGGAGACGCGCCAGCCTCGCCGGACGTGACGACGATTTCGTGTGCTCGGACGTTCGCGTGAACGGTCGCGCCAAAGCCGAGCGCAAGCGCGCGAAGCGGTACGAGCATGCGATCGCCGACGAAGATGGGCGCGACATCGAGCATGGTCCGCACGCCGTTCACGACAAGCGAACGTTGGCCAACGCGCAGTTCGACCTGGCGCACGACGGTGGTGAAGGTCGCCGTCTTGCTCCGCGGATCGTAGGCGAGGTCTGCGTTGAATGCCGCTGCGGCCGCCCGCAACGCGACAAACGTTCGACCGCCGACCTGCGACACCGACGCCGCCGAAAGCATCGTACCGTCGATCGCGACGCGCGCGGGTGCGCCGGCAACGATCAATGCCGCCACGAGTGCGATCATCGCGCGAGCGCTTCTCTGTAGACGTCGGCCGTCATGGAAGCGGCGCGTTCCCACGTATATGCCGCGGCTCGCCGCCGTCCGGCGGCTACGAGCGCTGCGATCGGTTGATTCCCGCTTAGCGCCGCCGCAAGCGCCTGTGCGAGGCCCACGTGATCGGTCGGCGCGAACGACAGCGCCGCGTCGCCTGCTACCTCGACCAGCGCCGGCGTCCGCGCGATGATCACAGGCGTTCCGGCGGCCATGGCCTCGACGACGGACAGCCCGAAGCCTTCGTAGAGCGACGGTTGTACGACCGCGGCGGCGCCTGCATAGAGCGATACGAGATCGGATTCTTCCACATGACCGAGCCGCAGAATTCTTCCGCGCGGAGAGACGTACCTATCGGCGTCAAAATCGAGCGCTTCTTCCGAAGTGATGCACAGATCGCATTCGATCTCAAGCTCGCTCCACGCGGCGAACAATGTTTCGAGATTCTTGTGCCGGCGTGCATTGCCCGCATAGAGCACGAACGGGCGCCTCAGTGCAAAACGCTCTCGCGCGTGCGTCGCGATACGTGCGCGCTCCTCGTCGCTGAGAAAGAACGCGGCTTTCACACCAAGCGGCACGACCTTGATCGTGCGCGCGTCGATGTCGAGGTACGATTGCAGATCCCCGATGGTAGCGCGCGCGTCCGTGATGACCGCGCGCGCGCTGCGCGCGACCGGACCGGTCACCCATCGATAGTAGAGCGGAACCTTCCAGGAGAAATATTGAGGAAAGCGCCGATGGATCAGATCGTGAATCGTCTGGACGTGCGGTGCGCGCACGCGCAACGGCGAATACAGCGACATCAAGTGGACGAGATCGTTGCCGCGTTCCAGAAGACGAGGTAACGCGGCGTATTCGCCCAGCGAAAAATTTGCGGCCGTGCGATCGGCGATCCGTATTTTTTCCGCGCCTGCCGTGTCTAGGTCCGCGTTGGAGATGACGACGAACTGCATATCCGGTGCAGCCGCCGGCAACCGGGCGACAAGTTCGCGCACGTACGTTTGCATGCCCACGGACATCTGACGCGTCAGCCGCGCGTCGAGCGCGATACGTGGCCGGCTCAATCGCGGCTGCCGCGGAGCGCCGGGAAGGCTCGCATCGAGGAGGGGCACGCCCGCCGTTTCTGCCCCTAGGGCTTTTGGCCTTGCGCTTGGCCGCGTGACCTAGAAGAGCCCCGTGCACCTAGTCACATCGGCCCATTTCAGTGCTTACTCGGCAGGGTGCTGCGAGCGGCGCGTCACAAAGGTTGCAACTGCCCGTCGTATCCTCGTGTTTAGCATCTTCGCGACGTGCATGGAGTTTTTTGCGGATGGGCTTGTTCGGGATGTTGTTCGATCGGACCGCGAGAAACGCAGGCGCGTCGCAGGCGCGCGGCCATTTACGCCATCCCTTGGCGGATGAGGCGACGCTGACGATCTTCGACACCGCCGACGTCGCCGTCGTCCAAATCGTCGACCTTTCGGTTGCCGGCGCCCGCGTCCGCGGCTCGCTTGATCTCAGCGCCGGCGATGCGGTGGCGCTCACGCTGCGCGTCGCCGACAACGTCGAGCTTCAACTGTCGGCTCGCGTCGCGCACGTTGCGCCTTCGTCAGACCGAACGCAGGTCGCGGAGTTCGGCCTCGCGTTCAACTCGGCGCACTTCGCCGATCGCAAACTCGTGGCACGCTACATCCGGCAGCGCGCGATCGATACGCTCTTGGAGCAGAACGTTCCGGTCGGGGCCGGCGCCGACTAGCGTCTCCACGCTTTCCATCTCGCCACGGCCGAGTAGCACGCGCTCCCCACGCTCACGTATGCGCCGCGCCAACCATCGAACACGCCGCCGCGAACGAAAAGCAGCCACGCCATGCGCACCGGCACCAGCATGCCGGCGGCGGCAAGCGACGCGAGACTGACGCGACTTCTTATGCCTGCCGCTTCGAGCGCTGTGTAGCGGGCAAATTTCCGCCTGTATGCATCGACGCTCGGATACGAATGGTGTTCGATAGGTTCGGTCAATGCCGCAACCGCACCATCGACTTCCCAGCGCTCGTGCACGGCCGCCGCGCCAGCCCCGGGATCGTTCGATGAGGTGACGGTGGCGACGCCTGTTCGAAAAAGGCGCAGAAGCCTGTCCGGCCACCAGCCTGCGCCGCGGATCCAGCGCCCGCAGAAGAAATTCTTGCGCGGCACGCTGTATGCGAGCGTCTCCGGCTCCGGATCGCACGCGAGCATCTCGGCGCGCCCAGCCGGCGTCAATCGCTCGTCCGCATCGAGCATGAACGTCCAAGCCGTAGTGACGAGCGCGGCCGCGGCGGCCCGCGCTGCGGCAAATCCAAGCCAGTCGGCGCTTGTGACCCGGGCTCCGCAGGACGCCGCGAGCTGCGCCGTACGATCGTCCGAACGCGCGTCATAGACGAGTGCATGCGCGCCGTCGGGCAGCGAGCGCAGGCACGCCTCGATATTGCGTTCCTCGTTTTTCGTGAGGATGACGAATGTTATATCGGCGGGGTTCAGGCGATGTCGCGGTGCGCGGCGTCCGCAGAATCCACGCGCGCGCGCTCAACGCTCGCCGCGACAAACCGGCGGTAGAGCGGTGCGGGCCGTGTCGGCCGCGATTTGTATTCCGGGTGTGCCTGCGTACCGAGGAAGAACGGATGGCCCGGCAGCTCGATCATCTCCACGAGATCCGCCGCGACGTAACGGCCGGAGAAGACCATGCCGTGACGTTCGAACAGTTCCTGGTACTTGTTGTTGAATTCGAAACGGTGGCGGTGCCGTTCGCTGATCTCTAACTCGCCATATGCTTCGGCCGCCAGCGTGCCGGGGACGATCGAGCACGGATACGCGCCGAGCCGCATGGTGCCGCCCATGACTTTCAGGTTACGTTGGTTCTCCATGAAGTCGATGATCGGGTGCGGGGTCTCCGGTTCAACTTCACGCGTGTGCGCGTGATCGAGCCCGCAGACGTTTCGCGCGAATTCCACGCACGCGAGTTGCATGCCGTAACAGATGCCGAGGAAAGGCACGCCGTTTTCGCGCGCGTGCCGGATCGCGAGAAGCTTGCCCTTGATGCCTCGCGCTCCGAATCCGGGTGCGACCAAAATGCCGGAGATGCCGGCCAGAGCGTCGACGCCCTTCTCCTCCAGCGCTTCGGAGTCGATGCGCACGATCTCGACGGCGACGTTCTGCGCCACACCAGCGTGGTAGAGCGCCTCGCTGATCGAGATGTAGGCGTCTTTGAGTTCGACGTACTTGCCGACGAGCGCAACCTTCACGCCGCCCTTTGGGCGCTGGATGTTTCTCACCATCGCGCGCCACTCTTCAAGATCCAGCGTCCGCTCGACAAAACCGAACTTGCGGCACACTTGGTCCGCCAGACCCTCTGCTTCGAGATTGAGCGGTACCTGATAGATGCTCTGCGCATCGCGGCTCTGCACCACGGCCGACGCCGGAACGTCGCAGAAAAGCGCGATCTTCTCCCGCGTCTCCTGCGTCAACGGGTATTCCGTCCGGCAGATGATCGCATCCGGCGAGATGCCGATCGCCCGCAGTTCGCGCACGGAGTGCTGGGTGGGTTTTGTCTTTAGTTCGTCGGCGGCCCCGAGGTGCGGCACCAGGGTGAGGTGCACGTACATGACGTGGTCGTCGCCGACCTCATGTTTGAACTGGCGGATTGCTTCGAGAAACGGGAGCGACTCGATATCGCCCACCGTGCCGCCCACTTCGACGATGCAGACCTCTGCGTCACCGGCTTCGGCCACCCGCTTGATTCGATTCTTGATCTCGTTGGTGATGTGGGGGATGACCTGGACCGTGCCGCCGAGATAGTCGCCGCGCCGTTCTTTATCTATCACCGCGCCGTAGATCTGGCCGGTGGTGACGTTGTGAAGGCGCGTCAGGTTTTCATCGATGAATCGCTCGTAGTGGCCGAGGTCTAAGTCGGTCTCGGCGCCGTCTTCAGTGACGAATACCTCACCGTGCTGATACGGATTCATGGTCCCTGCATCCATGTTGATGTAGGGATCGAGTTTCTGGATGCTGACTTTGATGCCGCGGCTTTTGAGGAGTCTGCCGAGCGACGATGCGGCGATGCCCTTGCCGAGCGATGAGACGACGCCGCCTGTGAAAAAAATGTATTTGCTCATGCCTGCCGGACGCAATCCATGTACTTTGAGGTTCGCGTCCGGCTTTCGCGTTCCTCCCGCCGTTGTTGTTGGGCGGACCTCTAAGGTCCGCCGTACTTCGTGTTGGGCGGACCTCTAAGGTCCGCCGTAATTCGTGTTGGGCGGACCTCTATGGTCCGCCGTAAAATGCTTCGGGGTGATCGCCGCACTCTTGGTTTTCGGCGCGCTTCATCCGTGCGCGGCCGCGTCTTCGTATCTCTGCGGGTCCATCGTGCGAGCGCTCGACCCGACCGGCAGCATCACCACAACGATTCGCATCCACTTCGAATTCTTGCCCCACGCAGATACGCGCGCGACTTCGGCGGGCGTGATCGTCGCCAACGAAGGCGGACCGGGATCCGGAAGCACGGGCACGCGAGACGCATATCGCGCGCTGTTCAGTCCGCTGCTGCAAACACACGACCTCTTGATGATGGACAATCGCGGAACCGGGCAATCCGGGCTCATCGATTGCGAGCCGTTACAGAGCCGGCCCGCCTTTACGAAGTCCGATGTCGCCGCATGCGGCCAGCGGCTCGGTCCTACCGCGTACCTCTACCGAACCGCTCTGGCTGCGGACGATCTGGCCGCGATCATGCACGAACTGCACGTTACCCGCGCGGACATGTACGGCGACTCCTACGGGACCTTCTTCGTCCAGACGTTTGCGGCGCGTCATCCCGCCATGCTTCGGTCGATCGTTCTCGACGGTGCATATCCTGTCGTGGGCTTATCGCCCTGGTATCCGGAAGCGCCGGCGGTGACACGGCGAGCGTTGAACGCTGCCTGTGCGCGGTCGCCGTCCTGCAGCAAGCAGCCGGGGACGAGCCTATCCAGGATCGAGCGTCTCCTCGCAGCCGTGCGCGTGAAACCGATCGTTGGATCGGCGCCGATCGGCGGCTCGATCGAGCGCGTATCGATTGGTCCCGCCGATCTCGCGTTCGTGATGGCGTCTGCCGGCGCGTCATCCGACGTCTATCGTGAGCTCGACGCCGCAGCGGGCGCGTATCTGAACAGCGCCGATCCGCTCCCCTTGCTTCGGCTCACCGGTGAGACGTATGAAATCGAGGAAGCGTCCGGCAGTGCTGCGAGCTATAGCCGCGGACTCTTCACCGCGGTGAGTTGTGCCGACGATCCGCAGGCTTATGACATGCGATCGGATTCGCATGCCCGCGAAACGCAATGGCTCGCCGCGCTCTCCGCCGAGCGAAAATTTGCGCCGACCGTCTACGCGCCGTTCACGATCGACGAGTGGATGGGCATGCCGTTAGATATCAGCTACACGCCGCTTTGCGTTGATTGGCCCGCGAAGCCGGCTTCGGTGCCCGCGGACGGACCCGTCGCCAAGGGGACAAAGCTGCCGCTAGCGCCCGCTCTTGTCATCTCGGGCGAGTTCGACACGATCACGCCGGCCGCGCAAGGCGACGCGGCAACCGCGCTTCTTCCGCATGCACAGCACGTCGTCATGCGCAACAGCGTGCACGTCGACGCGCTCGGCGACACATATGATTGCGCGTCTCGCTTGGTACGCGAATTCATCGTCGCGCTCTCCATTCGCAACCGCTCGTGCGCAAACCGACTTCCGCCGTACACGCTTGTTGCGATGTTCGCACAGAAGGCCGCCGATTTCGCACCGGCGGCGGCCGCGTCCGGGAATCATGCGAATGCGTTGCTGCTTCGCGTCTGTACGGCCGCGGTCCAGACCGTCGGCGACGCGATCACGCGAGCTTTCACATTGTCATCGGCACGCGTGCTTGGGCTGCGTGGCGGATCCATTGGAGTTACTAACAGAGAGAGCAGCCAGATGATCACGTTCAATCGTTTTCGCTTTGTCCCCGATCTCAGCGTCGGCGGCTCCGCGAACGTCGACTCAGCGAATGGCAACATTGAGGCGATCGTAGCGATCCAGGGCGCAGCGACCGGTGTGCTCACGATTTCTTGGGATACGAAGGACCCGCGCGATATCGCCACGGTAGACGGGAAACTCAATGGCGCCGCGGTGCACGCGACTTCGCCGTCGCCGTAGCGAAGCGATACGTCTCTCTTCTTACACCCAGTCCCGCGGCCGAAGATAGCTGAGCGCCGCAGCCTCGCGGCTGCCGGATTCCGGTTCGAAACAGTATTCCCAGCGCGCGAGCGGCGGCAGCGACATGAGCACCGATTCCGTTCGACCGCCCGTCGCTAAACCGAACGCGGTTCCCCGATCGTAGATGAGATTGAACTCCACATATCGCCCGCGCCGTAGCAGCTGAAAGGCACGTTCACGATCGCCGGACGGTTCGTCGCGACGCCGCTCGACGATCGGCGCGTACGCGTGGATGAGGGCTCCCGCGCAATCGCGCACGAAATCGAAGTCGCGCGCGAAATCCGTCCGTATATAGTCGAAAAATATTCCGCCGATGCCGCGCATCTCGCCGCGATGCGGAAGATAGAAGTACTCATCGCACCAGCGCTTGAAGTGCGTGTAGTACTTCGCGTCGTGGCGATCGCAGACCGATTTCCACACGGCATGGAAGTGCCGGCAATCCTCATCATACGGATAGTACGGCGTGAGGTCGCTGCCGCCGCCGAACCACCATTCGCCGCCGCGTTCGAAATAGCGGAAGTTCGCGTGAACGGTCGGCACCAATGGGCTGCGCGGATGCAGCACGACGGAGACTCCGGTCGCGAAGAACCGGCGCTCTTCGCCGCCGATCTTGGCAAGGGCGACATCGTCGAACTCGCCCCAGACGGCTGACGAGTTGACGCCGGCGCGCTCGAAGAGAACGCCGTTCGTCATAATCGCGGTGTCGCCGCCCCCGCCGCCGGGCCGCTCCCAAGCATCGCGCGTGAAACGGCCGCGGCCGTCGAGCGCCTCGAA harbors:
- a CDS encoding copper amine oxidase N-terminal domain-containing protein, which encodes MIALVAALIVAGAPARVAIDGTMLSAASVSQVGGRTFVALRAAAAAFNADLAYDPRSKTATFTTVVRQVELRVGQRSLVVNGVRTMLDVAPIFVGDRMLVPLRALALGFGATVHANVRAHEIVVTSGEAGASPPGQAVVRSSSSLQTLQGTVTKVDTASGAADVYIDSHGQQYRVVIPAGDVIQFRETRGNMAGAGTIAQVRAGDTLIVSSDAAGSINSVADIFTSYLGTIAAIAGSSMVLTSGRVVNADPTDTVVSLDGRPATFADLHVSDAVTVRADPLTGKVRDVVAASMAASNGKSSPAASGGPSISSTQDNAAEPLRAGQSLRVTATGSAGAAASFDIGDMIVGMPMREIRPGRYEGSFDIGAGTNLVAAPLIVRFSLANASAQALAPDTATIITTPPTVREIAPAAGAVVSSLRPSIYVTFNTVGARGMLADSERLLVNGVDVTAASTRNASYIYYLPGADLTSGTIRVELRASDTAGNPLTYSWSFELTPP
- a CDS encoding ABC transporter substrate-binding protein — protein: MYRIALCAATAAAVVLCACSTGPSSDRALVFGRNKDAVSLDPAIATDGLSFNIARNTLQGLTHYKLGGFEPEPQLAISWRHSPDGKTWDLQLRRGVRFQDGTPFDAAAVKYNFDRWMKDDPHFSYFHSQFGAYPSVIRSVRVLTPSSVEIQLRTPVAAFLSDLSMPAFSISSPTALETLKNDYYTQPSGTGPYRVAEWVKDDHITLKAWDGYWGAQPKIKTVVVRDIPDPATAMLELQKGDIDGLEFPRPDDLPALLADHQLHVYRQPPNNLMYLAINNKKKPFDDVLVRRAIYEAIDTRAIVKSFYDPSALAAKEFLPPAVWPHGFDTSYPYDPPGARALLAQAGYPHGFSTTFWYMTLPRPYVPEPQRVAEAIQSDLRAVGIDATLQGMEWGMYLTKTGSGDHDLAIIGWTGDDGDPDNFLDPLLDRDSAIPPDANNIAFWTDEAFHEMMVAGRSTIDPAARMAIYRRALARIRDQVPVVPIAHTAPPIVFRSEVRGYVPSPDSGIHFDTMYFEGSNNG
- a CDS encoding NAD-dependent deacylase → MEYPTAAPSNVWAADTRELAQRLVSGSSVVVLTGAGMSAESGLPTFRSGSGALWNNYRPEDLATPQAFARDPILVSTWYRERRGRAAAARPNDGHMALAQMARALPSLTIVTQNVDGLHSEAGSADVIELHGSIRWSRCTVCDERTPGSLEGPLPDTCTCGGLLRPAVVWFGEALPHAAWERAERSAHAADVFIVAGTSAAVYPAAGLVHIAKRAGAYVAEVNPERTEASAICDLVVRAPAGQFFPALLAAMREQAR
- a CDS encoding HIT domain-containing protein translates to MGEACVFCDIIAGKFGTEFLYEDDALVAFADLRPVVPSHTLVVPREHFADLPAVAAAPGGEALLGKLAAASAKIGEQQSKGAGFRIVVNTGAEAGQTVFHVHLHVLSGRHFTWPPG
- a CDS encoding ABC transporter substrate-binding protein; protein product: MKRFATIICLSLGALFACSPHGAGGGSGSSGSQTLVFGRNKDAITLDYAVAPDGNSLNVARDTAEGLTRYVPGSFAIAPSLATSWNRSADAKTWIFKLRHGVTFQDGTPFDAAAVKFNFDRWRLKNNPYHKGGDFGYYASQFGGFPGVIAGVDVIASDEIRIDLTHPLAPLLADLAMPAFSFASPSALRTEGENYFRSPVGTGPYRVSEWVRDDHITLTAFHAYWGRKATIQTVVLRDFVDPSTSLLALERGDIDGWEYPQPESLADIRKDPNLTVYHLPPNNVMFLSMNELHPPFNNVLVRRAINEAIDAKSIVRDFYDSSAVPADEFLPAAVGPHGVTVAYPYDPADARRLLTQAGFPNGFSTRFWFMTAPRPYLPEPQRVAEAIQADLSRVGIRVTLQGLEWGVYVARVENGEHDLALFGWSGDNGDPDNFLYTVLDEDSAKPPGANNVSFWKNPQYHALMLAGQTEPDAARRDGIYRRALELIHSDAPTVPIAHNAPPTVFRSVVKGFVPNPDTAEDFNLMYFQE
- a CDS encoding glycosyltransferase family 1 protein; its protein translation is MSRPRIALDARLTRQMSVGMQTYVRELVARLPAAAPDMQFVVISNADLDTAGAEKIRIADRTAANFSLGEYAALPRLLERGNDLVHLMSLYSPLRVRAPHVQTIHDLIHRRFPQYFSWKVPLYYRWVTGPVARSARAVITDARATIGDLQSYLDIDARTIKVVPLGVKAAFFLSDEERARIATHARERFALRRPFVLYAGNARRHKNLETLFAAWSELEIECDLCITSEEALDFDADRYVSPRGRILRLGHVEESDLVSLYAGAAAVVQPSLYEGFGLSVVEAMAAGTPVIIARTPALVEVAGDAALSFAPTDHVGLAQALAAALSGNQPIAALVAAGRRRAAAYTWERAASMTADVYREALAR